The region TGTAAGAACCGATTCTCTCACGGATGGCTCCAAAGTAATGGTCCTCCAGCTCCTGGCCCTTGGGAGGCATTGCGCCGAATAAGGTTCGGCCGGTGTAAATCAGGTCCTTGCGCTGCAAATATTTCTCTCTGTCTACCAGGAAATATTCCTGCTCCGCGCCTACGGACGGTGCGACCCGCTTGGCTGTGGTGTTGCCAAAAAGACGGAGTATCCTTAATGCCTGCTCATTGACAGCCTGCATGGAACGCAGCAGCGGAGTCTTCTTATCCAGCGCCTCCCCCTTATAGGAACAGAAGGAAGTGGGGATGCACAGGGTCACGCCGATGGCGTCTTCCCGCAGGAAGGCGGGTGAGGTACAATCCCAAACCGTATATCCCCTTGCTTCAAAGGTGGCCCGCAGGCCGCCGGATGGGAAGGAGGATGCGTCCGGCTCGCCCTTAATCAGCTCCTTGCCGGAGAATTCCATGATTACTTTTCCGTCGGATGGAGCAGAGATAAAGGAATCATGCTTTTCCGCAGTCACCCCTGTCAGCGGCTGGAACCAGTGGGTATAGTGGGTGGCTCCCCTCTCGATTGCCCAGTCCTTCATGGCATGGGCAACCACATCCGCAATACTGGGGTCCAGCTCTGCCCCGTCTTCAATGGTTTTCTTTAACTTCTTGTACACGCTCTTTGGCAGACGGTCCCTCATCACCGCGTCATTGAATACATTTTTACCGAACATCTCCGATACATTCAACACATCGCTCATAGAATTATCCATCCTCTCTTTTTTATCTTCCTTTTCCAAAATCGTTTCCAAAATTCTCAGGTCATAGCTCTCTCAGGTCATACATCTCTTTTCACGTAATTATATTAAGTCCGCGCGTATATATAATAAAAAGGTGTTCCCCCTCTGAGAGAGAACACCTTTGTTCTTTATTAAAATAAACCATTTTCACCGAAATTGCAAGTGGTTTTTCAATAAAAATACATTTTTATTCTAATAAGGATTGTTAAGCCATATTAATAACTAGCATCAGTTATAGTGATGTAGGTTATAAATCAGCCGGTATATCGTATATTATGCCTTGCCAACGGAACCGAACAGCTCCATCTTTTCCTTAACAGTTGCCCTGATAGCATCAGCGCCCGGAGCCAGAAGCTTCCTTGGGTCAAAGCCCTTGCCCTTCAGGTCCTTGCCTGCCTCGATGTATTCCCTGGTGGCTGCCGCGAAGGACAGCTGGCACTCTGTGTTTACATTGATTTTCGCAACGCCCAGGCTGATAGCCTTCTTAATCATATCCTCAGGGATACCTGTACCGCCGTGAAGAACCAGAGGCATATCGCCTACGGCTGCCTTTACCTGCTCTAATACGTCGAAACGCAGGCCGGGCCAGTTCTCAGGATATTTGCCGTGGATATTGCCAATGCCTGCTGCCAGGAAGTCAATTCCCAGATCAGCGATGGCCTTGCACTCCCGGGGATCCGCGCACTCGCCTAAGCCTACCACGCCGTCTTCCTCGCCGCCGATGGAGCCAACCTCTGCCTCCAGGGACAGACCCATGGCATGAGCTACCTTAACCAGCTCCTTTGTCTTCTCGATGTTCTCTTCGATTGGATAGTGGGAACCATCAAACATGATGGAGGAAAATCCTGCTTTGATACATTTATAGCAGCCATCGTAAGTACCATGGTCCAGATGCAGGGCAACCGGAACCGTGATGTTCAGTTCTTCCATCATAGCCCGGACCATGGCAGCAACTGTCTTAAATCCTGTCATATACTTTCCTGCGCCCTCGGATACACCCAGGATAACCGGAGATTTCAGTTCTTCTGCTGTCAGCAGCACGGACTTGGTCCACTCCAGGTTGTTGATGTTGAACTGGCCAACCGCGTACTTGCCTTCCCTTGCTTTTTCAAGCATGTCTTTTGCTGAAACTAACATATTATACCTCCTTATAACTTTGTTATTTTATTAACCATCTCACCCATTATATCGCATACGCGAACAAAAAGGAAGATGTTTTTCATTAAATCAGCTGATGCCGAGGATGTCCTTTACCTCGTTCTTCATATCACCCACGCCGCACTCCCTGTTATGGCGGACCGCCGCATGACGGATTTCCTCCACTGCCTGGGGAACAGCGACGCCGGACAGGGCGCTTAATGCATCCACGATTTCAAATTCATCCTTGCCCTCCAGTCCTTCCCTGCCTGCAATGGCTTCCATGACACTGTGGGAAAATTTATAAGGGCTGGCAGTGGACGCTATGACTGTCTTTGTGCCATCCCCGCTTTCCTTCCTGTAATTTGCGTAAACAGCAGCCGCAACGCCTGTATGGGTGTCAATGAGATAGCCCGTATCATCAAACAGTCTCCTGATGGTGGCAGCGTCCTGCTCCTGGGTGGCAAAGCCTCCCGCGAAATCAGACATGAAGACGCGCATCTCAGGCGTCACCTCATACCTTCCCTCCTCGGAAAGCCTCCGCATCAGGGCCGCGTTGGCCCGGGCATCACATCCTGTGCTCAGATAGATGAGACGCTCCAGGTTGCTGGATATAAGGATATCCATGGACGGTGAATTGGTGAGGATGAACTCTCTCTTCCTGTCATAAATTCCTGTGGTGAAGAAGTCATATAAAACTTTATTGTCATTGGATGCGCATACCAGCGTCTTTACAGGAAGTCCCATGCGCTTCGCAAAATAGGCCGCAAGGATGTTGCCGAAATTGCCTGTCGGCACCACCACATTGATTTTCTCGCCCTTGTCTATCTCTCCCGCTTCTAACAGTTTGGCATAAGCATATACATAGTATACAATCTGCGGAACCAAACGGCCAATGTTAATGGAGTTTGCCGAGGAAAACCGGAACCCCTTTCCCGCAAGCTCTGCTTCCAGGTCCTTGTCCCCGAAAATTTTCTTCACGCCGGTCTGGGCGTCATCAAAATTTCCGCGGATTGCCACCACAGAGGTGTTGTCCCCTTTCTGGGTGCGCATCTGAAGCTCCTGGACCTTGCTGACTCCGTCCTTGGGATAGAATACAATGATCCGGGTACCGGGCACATCCGCAAATCCGGCCATGGCCGCCTTGCCCGTATCCCCGGACGTGGCTGTGAGAATGACAATTTCCCGGTCCACATGGTTTTTCCTGGCCGCTGTAGTCATAAGATGGGGCAGGATGGACAGCGCCATGTCCTTGAATGCAATGGTGCTTCCATGGTACAGCTCCAGATAATATGCTCCGTCAGCCTTTGCAAGGGGGGCTATCTCTTCTGTATCAAACTTGCTGTCATAGGCCCTGGCAATACAGTCCTTAAGTTCTGCTTCCGTATAATCTGTCAGGAACAGCTTCATAACCTCGTACGCTGTCTCCTGGTATGTCATGGACGCCAGCTTTTCAAGGGGCACATCCAGCTCCGGAATACCGGACGGCATGAACAGGCCGCCGTCCTTTGCAAGGCCCTGTAAGATGGCCATGGAAGCTGTCACTTCCTTTTCACCGCCTCTTGTACTCTGATAGGTTAATCCCATACTCTTTTTCCTCGCTTTTAAAATTCTCAATTAGTAATGTTACCAAAATATTAACATATTTCCCGGACAGACGCAACTGTAAACACGGATACCTTCCTTTTCCGCCCTTTATCTGGTATACTGATACAGCCTGTCCTCATACTGCCGGGGCCTCATCTGACGCGGAAAACGGGGCAGGCCCAATAAGCCCGGGAGGAACATCATCATGACCTATGAACACATAGTTGCCGGAACCTTCATAAGCCGGCCCAACCGTTTTATCGCCCATGCGGAGACAGGGAACAGGACGGTGGTATGCCATGTAAAGAACACCGGACGGTGCAGGGAGCTTCTGATTCCCGGAGTCACGGTTATACTGGAATTCCATCCGGATGCAGTCCTTTCCGGAAGAAAGACCGAGTATGACCTGATTGGCGTGTACAAAAACGGTCTGCTCATCAACATGGACTCCCAGGCCCCCAACAAGGCCGCATGGGAGTGGCTGGTCTCATTGGGCGGCGGCCAATATACGGAAAAAAACCATTACCCTCTTGGTTCTTATGTACCCTTTGACATACGGCGGGAAGTCACCCACGGCGACTCACGGTTTGACCTGGCATTCTCCCTGAGAAACCGGGATACCAAAGCAGTGTCTCCGGCCTTCATGGAAGTCAAAGGCGTGACCCTGGAGGAAAATGGTCTGGCTTTGTTTCCTGACGCTCCCACAAAACGGGGCATCAAACACTTAAAGGGCCTTATAAGGGCCCATGAGGAAGGTTATGAGGCCTATGTCCTGTTTGTCATCCAGATGAAAGGCATCCAGGGTTTTACCCCCAATGATATTACCCATCCGGCCTTTGGGGAGACGCTCAGACAGGCCCGTGAAGCCGGCGTTCATGTGCTGGCATATGACTGCCTCGTAACTCCCGATACCATGACTGTGGATTCTCCGGTAAAGGTCATGCTGGATTAGAACGTGTCACAATATACCCTTCAAACGCTCCGGGCCGGGGCCTCCTTTGCGGAAGCCCCGGCCGGTTTAGAATTCATGCTGCATATTACAACCCTAAGCCGCAGGCAGTTCAGGGGCGGCAGTTAATTTAGGAGCGGCAGTTATTCCAATTGCCGCAGTTGTTCCAATTGCCGCAATTATTGCGGTTATTGCAGGAGCAGCGGCAGTTCGAAGCCTCAGCGGTCCGGCCTGCTGCCCGGGCAGCCGTCCTTGCCTCAGACGAACGATTACAGCTGTTGTTGGCATAGAATCCTGCCATATATCCCTGCCAGTATAAATCGCAGGTCCTGCTTGTTCCGCCGAATGACCCGGACGTATCAGCCGCGGCTGCGGCCGCAGTACTGCGGCAGTTTTCACCGGCAGACTCCGTTCTGGCAAATGCTGCATCCCCTGCATAATAAGATCCCTCATAAGTTCCTGCATATTCATTCCAACCATTACAATTATTATAGTCCATAGTATTAATCTCCTTTCATCTAGGTTGTACTTTATTATACGGGGCTGGGCCAAAAGTGTGACAACCCTCCTTTTATTCCCACAGATACGTGCTCTGCATATAATATCATAACAAACCTGAACGGTGATTCACTATGGTTTATCCGTTACATGAACTGAAACCGGGAGAACGGGCTGAAATCGTCTGGGTTATCAGCGAACCGCCTATGTCCCTGCGGCTGGAAGAGCTGGGTTTTACAGCGGCAGCCCAGGTGACCTGTATTCTGAAGGGCCGGCGCGGCCACATGTCCGCCTACCAGATACAGGGCACAGTCATCGCCCTCAGGCCTCAGAATGCCAGGGAAGTGCTGGTCCGGGTTCTGAATCCGGGTTGAAATTACAGTTTGAAAAACTGATTGGGACATCATTTCGCCCTTAATACCGGTTGTCAAATACGCGGGTGGACTTCTTTTCGCTTCTTGGAAGCTCGCCCAGCTCCACCAGCTTCACCACCGGAGTCAGGCCAATCCGCCCTTTAAACTGATTCTGGATTTCGATTTCCAGGGCATATTTGTTAATGGAGGGATTTGTCTCCACAAATAAGGTCAGCACATCCTTGCCCATAAGGTGGTCCACCATAACCTGGTATTCGCTTGAAGCTCCTTCTATGGAGCTCAAAAGCTCCTCTATCTGGCTTGGGAATATGTTCACGCCCTTTACCTTGACCATATCGTCGGTACGCCCAATCAGGGTGCCGATTCTGGGATATGGCGAACCGCAGGGACAGTCCCCCGGCACGATTCTGGACAGGTCATGGGTACGGTAGCGAATCAGGGGCGCGCCTTCCTTTTTCAGGGTAGTGATGACAATTTCTCCCACCTCGCCGTCAGGCAGCACCTCACCTGTCTTGGGGTCCACAATCTCGATGTAAATGTAATCATCCCAGTAGTGCATGGCTCCCTGTTTCTCGCAGTTGATGGCAATACCCGGCCCGTATACTTCCGTAAGGCCGTAGATGTCGAACAGGTCCACTCCCAGCTCGGCCGCTATCCTGTTCCTCATTTTCTCTCCCCAGCGCTCGGAACCAATAACACCCTTCCTCAGATGGATGCGCTCTCCAATCCCTCTCTTGGCAATCTCCTCGGCCAATAAAAGAGCATAGGAGGATGTGGCGCACAGGACCGTGGATTTCATATCCATCATCATGCGCAGCTGCTTATCCGTATTGCCGGGCCCCATGGGAACGGTCATTGCGCCCAGGCGCTCCGCCCCCAGCTGGAAACCGATTCCCGCTGTCCACA is a window of Enterocloster clostridioformis DNA encoding:
- the sfsA gene encoding DNA/RNA nuclease SfsA, whose translation is MTYEHIVAGTFISRPNRFIAHAETGNRTVVCHVKNTGRCRELLIPGVTVILEFHPDAVLSGRKTEYDLIGVYKNGLLINMDSQAPNKAAWEWLVSLGGGQYTEKNHYPLGSYVPFDIRREVTHGDSRFDLAFSLRNRDTKAVSPAFMEVKGVTLEENGLALFPDAPTKRGIKHLKGLIRAHEEGYEAYVLFVIQMKGIQGFTPNDITHPAFGETLRQAREAGVHVLAYDCLVTPDTMTVDSPVKVMLD
- a CDS encoding FeoA family protein → MVYPLHELKPGERAEIVWVISEPPMSLRLEELGFTAAAQVTCILKGRRGHMSAYQIQGTVIALRPQNAREVLVRVLNPG
- the thrC gene encoding threonine synthase, which encodes MGLTYQSTRGGEKEVTASMAILQGLAKDGGLFMPSGIPELDVPLEKLASMTYQETAYEVMKLFLTDYTEAELKDCIARAYDSKFDTEEIAPLAKADGAYYLELYHGSTIAFKDMALSILPHLMTTAARKNHVDREIVILTATSGDTGKAAMAGFADVPGTRIIVFYPKDGVSKVQELQMRTQKGDNTSVVAIRGNFDDAQTGVKKIFGDKDLEAELAGKGFRFSSANSINIGRLVPQIVYYVYAYAKLLEAGEIDKGEKINVVVPTGNFGNILAAYFAKRMGLPVKTLVCASNDNKVLYDFFTTGIYDRKREFILTNSPSMDILISSNLERLIYLSTGCDARANAALMRRLSEEGRYEVTPEMRVFMSDFAGGFATQEQDAATIRRLFDDTGYLIDTHTGVAAAVYANYRKESGDGTKTVIASTASPYKFSHSVMEAIAGREGLEGKDEFEIVDALSALSGVAVPQAVEEIRHAAVRHNRECGVGDMKNEVKDILGIS
- the fba gene encoding class II fructose-1,6-bisphosphate aldolase, with protein sequence MLVSAKDMLEKAREGKYAVGQFNINNLEWTKSVLLTAEELKSPVILGVSEGAGKYMTGFKTVAAMVRAMMEELNITVPVALHLDHGTYDGCYKCIKAGFSSIMFDGSHYPIEENIEKTKELVKVAHAMGLSLEAEVGSIGGEEDGVVGLGECADPRECKAIADLGIDFLAAGIGNIHGKYPENWPGLRFDVLEQVKAAVGDMPLVLHGGTGIPEDMIKKAISLGVAKINVNTECQLSFAAATREYIEAGKDLKGKGFDPRKLLAPGADAIRATVKEKMELFGSVGKA
- a CDS encoding phenylacetate--CoA ligase family protein → MKMKESQFLLIKEQLKKLTAKECFYKHKLEGVNVNQIQSQEDFEKLPFTWKGDLREAYPLGLMAAPEEKIVRIHSSSGTTGTPVIIPYTQKDVDDWALMFARCYEMAGITNLDRIQITPGYGLWTAGIGFQLGAERLGAMTVPMGPGNTDKQLRMMMDMKSTVLCATSSYALLLAEEIAKRGIGERIHLRKGVIGSERWGEKMRNRIAAELGVDLFDIYGLTEVYGPGIAINCEKQGAMHYWDDYIYIEIVDPKTGEVLPDGEVGEIVITTLKKEGAPLIRYRTHDLSRIVPGDCPCGSPYPRIGTLIGRTDDMVKVKGVNIFPSQIEELLSSIEGASSEYQVMVDHLMGKDVLTLFVETNPSINKYALEIEIQNQFKGRIGLTPVVKLVELGELPRSEKKSTRVFDNRY